The segment CGGGGCGGACGCGCTTCTTGAATGCGGGTTGCGGCCTGATTTAATCATCGGGGACATGGATAGCGTCTCCGTGACCGCGCTTTGTAGCGGCGCCGAGTTGGTCGTGCATGCCTATCCCGATCATTCTGCGCCAGGAATGAGGCGGCTACAGGAATTCGGACTGTCTGGCCATCTGTTCCCGATGTTTGGGACAAGTGAAGATGCCGCGTTGATGCTGGCATACGAAAAGGGGGCGGAAAAAATGATTCTCCTTGGTTCTCATTCCAATATGATTGATTTTTACGAAAAGAGTCGGGAGGGAATGGGCAGCACTTGTCTTGTGCGCATGTGGGTCGGTGACCGCTTGATTGACGCCAAGGGGTTTCACTATCTCATCACCCAAGAAATGGCGACAACGGTGGTGGAATCATGGTGACGGCCATCGTTCCCGCGTATAACGAAGAGGATTATATCGTGGAAACGCTGCTTGCTTTGCATGCGGCGGGTTGCTTTGAAGAAATTATCGTTGTGGATGACGGGAGTCAAGATCGAACCGCTGAATTGGCGCGGAGCTATGCCAAATTGCTGCGTCACCCGGACAACCGCGGGAAAGGAGCGGCCATTGCGACTGGCTTGGCATCCACGAACAGCCCGCTGGTTTGCTGGGTGGACGCCGATTTGGGGAGGTCGGCGATTCATGTCCGCCATTTGTTGACGCCAATTTTAGAAGATCAGGCGGATATGACCATTGCCCAGTTTCCGAAGCCTCAACGAAAAGACGGGTTCGGGATCGTGACATGGACAGCGGGAAAGGGGATTTACCGTCTGACGGGACATAAGATTGGGGCTCCTTTGTCCGGCCAGCGGGCGATGCGGAAAGAGATTTTATCGTCCGTGCAGCATTATCCATGCGGTTTTGGCCTTGAAGTGGGCATTACGGTGCAAGTGCTGCGTCAAGGCTATCGTCTCAAAGAGGTGCCCCTGCCGCTTGCACATCGGGCGACTGGCCGGAACTGGCGCGGCTTTGTCCATCGGGGGAGGGAATTTAAAGATGTCGTAAAAACCCTCTGGGAACTGTCCAGACAGGGATAAAAGGGAGGGAAGAGGGTGTTTGTCAAGGGAATCTGTCTCCTCTTGTGGGGGATATTGGGATTTGGCGGCGTCAAGTTGATCTATCCCCTGTTTGAACGGTTCCTGGCCGACATATCCAGTGTCCAGGTCAATTATCAAGGAAGGAAAACCCCGACCGGCACCGGGCTGCTTGTGTATTTCGTATGCTTTGCGATCGGGGGCTATCAATGGCTCTTTTCCGCAGAAACCAGCCGGGAATTTCTGCCCTGGCTTTTGCTTGGCTCCACCATCGCTGCGTTTGCCGGTTGGCTGGATGACCAGCATGGTGAACAGCAGATCAAGGGATTGCGAGGGCATGTTGCGGCCTTTTGGCGCCAAGGGCGGCTTACGACCGGTTTTTTAAAGGCGGTTGTTCTTTCCATCGCGGGCGGACTTGTCGCCTTGCCGCTAAGTCAGGGGTTTTGGCATTGGTTCTTTCAGACAAACCTCTTGATTCTGTCGGTCAATACATTGAATTTACTGGATGTCCGCCCTGGCCGCGCAGTGAAGGGTTTCTTGTTTTCTATCTCAGCCGTGGCGCCATTTTCTGTTGTTGGATGGCAGCAGTGGGACATCTGGATGCCTTACTTGGGGGCCGTTTTGGCGGTAAGCCGTTTTGACTTGCAGGCGCGTTCGATGCTGGGAGATGCAGGCTCCAATCTGTTAGGGATGGTTTTTGGGCTATGGTTGCTGACCACGCAACCCGAATGGGTAAAAGCCTTTTTCCTGTGCTTGTTTCTTGGCTTGCACAGCTTGGCTGAAGTGGGTTCGATCAGCCGCGTCATCGAACGTGTTCCCTTTCTCAGGTGGGTTGACGGGTGGGGGAGGCAAAACTGAGCTAGCGGGAAGACCTGGAGTTGAGCCGGCTCGCCTTTTCCGGATGATCCTGCTTTCCGCTTTTCTTCCGTTGCCGATGGAGAAGAAAACCGCCCAAGAAAAAGAGACCAAATCCGAGCAGCGCCAGGCCACCTGCCACGTGCCAGATCAGCTGCCAGACCATCCAGGCATAATCCTCGCTTCCGTCCGGCCGCAGGACATAAAAAAAATAGTAGGCGCTTTCCCGCAGCAGTTTCCATCCGTAAGCGGCGACGGCCAAAGGAATAAACAAAATCAGAAGGACAATCAAACGACTGTAACGCTGCATGCTCTCACATCCTACGTCCTTTCCCTGATGACAGGCGATGAGCTTTTTCAATTGTACCACATGAATCCCCCGGGAGGCAGCCACTTTGTGTGGCTTTACAATTCCTGCTGAATATCGGTACAATAGTGTAGAATCGAGATATTCAGAAGCGAACAGGTTTCGTGACGCAGGTGCACGCAAAGGGGAGTTGCGCGATGATTGAGGTATACCTTGCGGGAACGGTCGATTATCAGCTCGCCTGGGACTGGCAACGGGAACGGGTCGGGCAGGTATCCCGGGGAGAAAAGCCTGAAGCGCTCCTCCTGCTGCAACATCCGCACGTCATCACCCTGGGCAGAGGGAGCCACAGCGAACATGTCCTGGTCACGGAAGAGGAGGGATTCAGGAGGGGGGTTCAGATCGTCCAGGTGGACCGGGGCGGGGATGTGACTTACCATGGCCCGGGACAACTGGTGGGGTACCCCATCTTGAGTTTAAGCAGGCGTGGGAATGATGCCCGACGGTATCTCCGGGACCTGGAAGAGGTGTTGATCCGTTCGCTCCGGGATTACGCTCTGGAGGCGTCGCGCAAGGAAGGTTACACCGGGGTATGGGTGAAAGATGAAAAGATTGCGGCGATTGGCGTCAAATTAAACCGTTCACGCAACAACGGCTTTGTGACCAGCCATGGCTTTGCCGTCAATGTACATACCGATTTGTCGTTTTTTCAACTGATCGTCCCCTGCGGGATTCAGGAGTACGGCGTCACGTCGATGCGGGCGTTGGGAGTGGATTGTACACCGGAGGAGTTTGCGCGCGTCTTGTTAAGGCACTTTCACGATGTGTTCGAGCAGCCGCTCGATGTGAAAAAAGTGACCTCTCTCCCGGCCTGATGGACAAGGACTAGACAGATAAGGACTAGACAAAGGATAACCCAAAGGCGATGGTCGACAGGAGCATCGAAAAAATCACAAGGTAGATCACCCATTTGATCCATTTTTGGCTCATGAAGACTCACCCCACCCATCATTTCCGATGATGCCTGGTTCACCATTTATCCTATCTTTTGCCCAAGGTGATTGCAAGAGCCGTTTTTTGTCGGTGTGGCATTAGAATTTGGAAAAATGAGAGAATCCGAGGAGTGGAAGAAATGTCGACAGAAACGTTTGAACAGGCATATCGCCAGTGGCTGGAAAAGACGCAAGAACTGCTCGAAAAATTTCCGGAGCGGCAAGAGACGTTTACGACCCTTTCGGGCATACCGGTGGACCGGCTGTATCTGCCGGAGTCGCCAGACGAAAAGTATCTGGAAAAACTGGGCCTGCCGGGAGAATATCCCTATACGCGGGGGATTCAGCCAACCATGTATCGTGCCCGGTACTGGACGATGCGGCAATATGCCGGTTTCGGCAGCGCGGAAGAAACCAACCGCAGGTTTCGTTATCTTTTGGAACAAGGGCAGACCGGCTTAAGCGTGGCCTTTGACCTGCCGACGCAAATCGGGTACGACTCGGATGACCCGATGGCCGGAGGCGAAGTCGGAAAAGTGGGCGTAGCCATCGATTCGCTCCTGGACATGGAACAGTTGTTTGAAGGGATTCCGCTGGACAAGGTCAGCACCTCGATGACCATCAACGCCCCGGCCTCCGTTCTGTTGGCGATGTATATCGCTGTCGGCGAGAAGCAAGGGGTCGATCCGAAAAAATTGCAAGGGACCATTCAAAACGACATCCTGAAAGAATATGTGGCTCGCGGTACATATATTTTCCCGCCAAAGCCCTCGATGCGCCTGATTACGGACATCTTTGCGTATTGTTCGCAACACCTGCCGAAGTGGAACACCATTAGTATCAGCGGGTATCACATTCGGGAGGCGGGTTCGACTGCCGTCCAAGAAGTGGCTTTCACCTTGGCCAACGGCGTGGCCTATGTCCAGGCAGCGCTGGATGCCGGATTGGAAGTGGATGAATTTGCGCCGCGGCTGGCCTTTTTTTTCAACGCCCATAACCATTTCTTCGAAGAGGTGGCAAAGTTCCGTGCCGCCCGCAGAATTTGGGCCAAATTGATGAAAGAGCGTTTTCAAGCCAAGAATCCCAGATCCTGGCAGCTTCGCTTTCATACGCAAACCGGCGGTTCGACGCTTACGGCTCAACAGCCGGACAATAACATCGTCAGGGTCACCCTGCAAGCGCTCGCTGCCGTCTTGGGCGGCACACAAAGCCTGCACACCAACGCGCGGGACGAGGCATTGGCGCTGCCGACAGAAGAGTCGGCGCGGATTGCCCTGCGTACGCAACAGATCATCGCTTATGAAAGCGGCGTCGCTGACACCGTGGATCCCCTTGCCGGTTCCTATTTCGTGGAGTACTTGACAGACGCGATCGAAGAAGAAGTCTGGAAATATTTAGATGCCATTGAGGCGATGGGTGGGGCGGTTTCCGCGATCGAACAGGGATATATGCAACGGGAAATTCGCAAGGCGGCGTATGAAACGCAGCAAGCCATCGAACGGGGTGAGCAGGTGGTGGTTGGGGTGAACCGTTTCCGCATTGAGGAAGAGACGCCCCCGCAATTGTTGCGCGTGGATCCCGCCATTGCAGAACGGCAAAAGCAGAAGCTGGCAAAGGTCCGCGCCGAGCGAAATGCCGCGCAGGTCAACCATTGCCTGCAACAGTTGGAACAGGCGGCCAAAGGGGATCAGAATCTGATGCCGTATATTCTGGAAGCGGTTCGCGCCTATGCCACGGTCGGAGAGATCTGCGGCACCTTGCGGAAAGTATTTGGAGAATACCAGGCAACCTGAACCGAAGCCACCTCTTAAGCCACCTCAGTTGAAAAAGGAGTGAAACAGCTTATGTCTACACAGCCAATCCGCGTATTGGTCGCCAAGCCAGGTTTGGATGGGCATGATCGGGGCGCGCTCGTCATTGCCCAGGCCTTGAGGGATGAAGGAATGGAAGTGATTTATACCGGCCTGCGCCAGACGCCGGAGCAAATCGTCCACAGCGCCATTCAGGAAGATGTGGATGTCATCGGCCTGTCGATCCTCTCCGGTGCGCACAATGAGTTGGTTCCGGAAGTGATGCGTCTGTTGAAAGAAAATGAGGCGGAAGATATTTGTGTCGTGGTCGGGGGCGTCATCCCTGAAGAAGATATTCCGTATTTGGAATCATTGGGTGTGAAAAGGGTGTTTACTCCCGGCACATCGACACAGGAAGTGGCGCAATTTATCAGGCAACATGTCAAGCCCCAGTCCAATCTTTTGGTAAAGGCACAGCCGCCACGAAAAATGGCCCACCTGGGCATTGCGGTGAAAAATCTGGAAGAAGCCATTGCCGTTTACGCCAAGTTGGGCTTTCAACTGGAGAGCCAGGAGACGGTGGAAAGCGAAGGCGTCAAGGTGGCGTTTCTGACATTGGGAGAAAGCCATGTGGAACTGCTGGCCCCTCTTCATCCGCAAAGTCCGATCGCCAAATTCATTGAAAAGCGCGGCGAAGGGATTCACCATTTGGCGATTGAAGTGGACGATATCGAAACTCAGCTTGCTTCTTACCAGGCACAAGGCATCCAGTTGATTGATGAAAAGCCGAAAGCAGGTGCCCACCAGACGAGGGTGGCTTTTGTCCATCCCCGTTCCACGCACGGTGTTCTTTTGGAGCTTTGCCAACCTGCCCACTAAAAGCCCACTAAAAACCGAGCATCGCGTGATCAGGATACGTTGCGGACGTAGTTTGAATAAGGGAGTGGGAGGTATATCGTGAGGCCATCTGAGGATAATGCCGCAAAAATGCAGGAAAAAATCGAAGAGCTGCATCGTCGTCGCCAGAAAGTGGTGTTGGGGGGCGGCTATGAGAAGATCGACGCGCAACATCGGCGAGGCAAACTGACAGCCAGGGAACGGCTCAACATCCTTCTGGATGAAGGAACCTTTGTGGAATTAAACCCGTTTATTGAACACCGGAGCAACAATTTCGGCATGGATCAGGTTGAGGCTCCCGGTGAAGGGGTGGTCACCGGATTTGGAAAGATCCAGGGGCGGCCGGTTTACGTGTTTGCACAGGATTTCACGGTGTTTGGCGGTGCTCTGGGTGAAATGCACGCCAAGAAAATTGCCAATATCATGGATTTGGCGGCCAAGAATGGGGCGCCGGTCATCGGGCTGAACGATTCGGGAGGCGCACGGATCCAGGAAGGCGTCGTGTCCCTGGACGGGTACGGGCACATTTTCTACCGCAATTCCATCTATTCAGGCGTCATC is part of the Bacillus thermozeamaize genome and harbors:
- a CDS encoding lipoyl(octanoyl) transferase gives rise to the protein MIEVYLAGTVDYQLAWDWQRERVGQVSRGEKPEALLLLQHPHVITLGRGSHSEHVLVTEEEGFRRGVQIVQVDRGGDVTYHGPGQLVGYPILSLSRRGNDARRYLRDLEEVLIRSLRDYALEASRKEGYTGVWVKDEKIAAIGVKLNRSRNNGFVTSHGFAVNVHTDLSFFQLIVPCGIQEYGVTSMRALGVDCTPEEFARVLLRHFHDVFEQPLDVKKVTSLPA
- a CDS encoding methylmalonyl-CoA epimerase; the protein is MSTQPIRVLVAKPGLDGHDRGALVIAQALRDEGMEVIYTGLRQTPEQIVHSAIQEDVDVIGLSILSGAHNELVPEVMRLLKENEAEDICVVVGGVIPEEDIPYLESLGVKRVFTPGTSTQEVAQFIRQHVKPQSNLLVKAQPPRKMAHLGIAVKNLEEAIAVYAKLGFQLESQETVESEGVKVAFLTLGESHVELLAPLHPQSPIAKFIEKRGEGIHHLAIEVDDIETQLASYQAQGIQLIDEKPKAGAHQTRVAFVHPRSTHGVLLELCQPAH
- a CDS encoding methylmalonyl-CoA mutase; amino-acid sequence: MSTETFEQAYRQWLEKTQELLEKFPERQETFTTLSGIPVDRLYLPESPDEKYLEKLGLPGEYPYTRGIQPTMYRARYWTMRQYAGFGSAEETNRRFRYLLEQGQTGLSVAFDLPTQIGYDSDDPMAGGEVGKVGVAIDSLLDMEQLFEGIPLDKVSTSMTINAPASVLLAMYIAVGEKQGVDPKKLQGTIQNDILKEYVARGTYIFPPKPSMRLITDIFAYCSQHLPKWNTISISGYHIREAGSTAVQEVAFTLANGVAYVQAALDAGLEVDEFAPRLAFFFNAHNHFFEEVAKFRAARRIWAKLMKERFQAKNPRSWQLRFHTQTGGSTLTAQQPDNNIVRVTLQALAAVLGGTQSLHTNARDEALALPTEESARIALRTQQIIAYESGVADTVDPLAGSYFVEYLTDAIEEEVWKYLDAIEAMGGAVSAIEQGYMQREIRKAAYETQQAIERGEQVVVGVNRFRIEEETPPQLLRVDPAIAERQKQKLAKVRAERNAAQVNHCLQQLEQAAKGDQNLMPYILEAVRAYATVGEICGTLRKVFGEYQAT